The following coding sequences lie in one Ferroacidibacillus organovorans genomic window:
- a CDS encoding MFS transporter, with the protein MAVSLNEIGLQNNVSSSRAYSTLAGAWGAWLFDAMDAGIFSFVMLAISHSFHTSLPSVVGTMAWFLLATGIGGYLLGNISDFIGRKPTIVLSILIYGVGTLLCGSAGSLTQLNIYRFVVGLAVGGLWSGAASLISEVWKPESRAKALAILQTGWSGGNLLAAIFAWSILASNHSPGAWRELFMISSIPALLVFVYCLFFVKESPVWIGNKEFMRSHSKNRSLIEIFKPEFFRRTLFAFLISMLAMTGYWMIMTFVPTFLIKILNINLGQAPIFLVWTGIGGILGYLIYGVLAERIGRRHSFALFFFFMVIMVPIFTFTVSHMPLTHGKLILTGQNVTRLGIVSALIGFGTGYFSGFGAWYSELFPTSIRSTASGFCFNFGRVGAILGILSAPFLIKSFGFAITISVASIAYLLAGILVYALRETKGTVITSGN; encoded by the coding sequence ATGGCCGTCTCTTTAAATGAAATTGGGCTTCAGAATAATGTTTCTTCCTCTCGAGCGTACTCGACACTCGCAGGCGCTTGGGGAGCTTGGTTATTTGACGCGATGGATGCTGGCATTTTCAGTTTCGTCATGCTTGCGATTTCCCACTCCTTTCACACATCTCTACCGAGCGTCGTTGGAACAATGGCATGGTTCCTGCTGGCAACTGGCATTGGCGGCTATCTGCTTGGTAATATTTCTGATTTTATCGGTAGAAAGCCGACCATCGTTTTATCCATCCTGATCTACGGTGTTGGAACACTGCTCTGCGGTAGCGCAGGTTCACTGACTCAACTAAACATCTACCGTTTTGTTGTTGGACTTGCCGTCGGTGGTCTGTGGTCAGGGGCCGCCAGTTTGATTTCCGAAGTGTGGAAACCAGAGAGCCGCGCGAAAGCTCTCGCCATTCTCCAGACAGGATGGTCTGGTGGCAACCTTCTTGCCGCGATCTTTGCCTGGTCTATTCTCGCCTCAAACCATAGTCCGGGAGCCTGGCGCGAGCTATTCATGATTAGCAGCATTCCCGCACTACTCGTATTTGTCTATTGCCTCTTTTTTGTAAAGGAATCCCCCGTTTGGATTGGCAACAAAGAATTCATGCGAAGCCATTCAAAAAACCGTAGTTTGATCGAGATATTCAAACCGGAATTTTTCCGTCGCACGCTTTTTGCATTTCTTATCTCCATGCTCGCAATGACAGGTTACTGGATGATCATGACGTTCGTACCAACCTTTTTAATCAAAATTTTAAATATTAATCTGGGACAAGCGCCCATTTTCCTCGTATGGACGGGAATCGGAGGCATTCTCGGATACCTTATCTATGGCGTGCTCGCAGAAAGAATCGGACGCCGCCACAGCTTTGCACTATTCTTCTTTTTCATGGTAATCATGGTGCCCATCTTCACATTTACTGTGAGTCACATGCCCCTGACGCACGGCAAACTCATCCTCACTGGACAAAACGTCACAAGGCTAGGCATCGTTTCGGCGCTAATCGGGTTTGGCACAGGTTACTTCAGTGGCTTCGGCGCGTGGTATTCGGAACTGTTTCCAACAAGCATCCGTTCAACAGCCAGTGGATTCTGCTTTAATTTCGGTCGCGTTGGCGCGATCCTTGGGATTTTATCCGCCCCTTTTCTTATAAAATCGTTTGGTTTTGCGATAACCATCAGCGTCGCTTCAATCGCCTATCTCCTGGCGGGCATCCTCGTATACGCACTGCGTGAGACAAAGGGAACTGTGATTACAAGCGGCAACTAA
- a CDS encoding GntR family transcriptional regulator, with amino-acid sequence MQIQKPIPVNQQIYDFLFKQILEGSMPAGTRLAEEKIATQLGVSRTPVRESILRLEQEGLVRNKFVIEPTLKEIQDCYEVRILLESYAARKAAQTMTEQEKKQLSELVNHADPNNFESIMRMHTEFHQTIVRAAENDQISQLIERMHAIILLCRKDIVRNRQALPHEHDAIYHAILQGDGEQAEHLMKQHLNANFESMICHIPATENRTVNPA; translated from the coding sequence TTGCAGATTCAAAAACCGATTCCAGTCAATCAACAAATTTATGATTTTCTGTTTAAACAAATTCTCGAAGGAAGCATGCCTGCTGGTACGCGATTGGCAGAAGAGAAAATTGCGACGCAACTCGGAGTGAGTCGTACGCCTGTTCGAGAATCCATTTTACGGCTTGAACAAGAAGGTCTCGTTCGCAATAAATTTGTAATCGAACCCACCCTCAAAGAGATTCAAGATTGTTACGAAGTTCGCATTCTTCTCGAAAGTTATGCCGCTCGAAAAGCCGCTCAGACAATGACTGAACAGGAAAAAAAACAATTAAGCGAGCTTGTTAATCATGCAGATCCGAATAATTTTGAGTCAATCATGCGAATGCATACCGAATTTCACCAAACTATTGTACGCGCGGCGGAAAATGACCAGATCAGTCAACTCATCGAACGCATGCACGCAATCATACTCCTGTGCCGCAAAGACATTGTGCGAAATCGTCAAGCGCTCCCACACGAACACGACGCGATTTATCACGCTATTCTTCAGGGTGATGGCGAGCAAGCCGAACATTTAATGAAGCAGCATCTAAACGCAAACTTCGAATCGATGATCTGTCATATTCCTGCCACTGAAAATCGCACTGTCAATCCAGCTTGA
- a CDS encoding maleate cis-trans isomerase family protein, whose protein sequence is METEIPAMLMRRMAVNKDESFTFHSSRMRMQHVSVEELKMMDCDSDRCAIELSDAACDVLAYACLVAIMCQGKQYHRISEKRLYEKTTENKCSAPIVSSAGALVRSLSEIGAKRISMVTPYMKPLTQQVVDYIEETGIEVVDAISLEVSDNLAVGRLDPMNLVHIVDRLKTTEADAIVLSACVQMPSLPAVQIVQDKIGKPVMTAAIATVYEILKNLNLETYVPDAGFLLAKKPSAVLGSSNFS, encoded by the coding sequence ATGGAAACGGAGATTCCGGCGATGCTCATGCGTCGTATGGCGGTGAACAAAGATGAGTCATTTACTTTTCACTCAAGTCGTATGCGCATGCAGCATGTATCTGTTGAGGAATTAAAAATGATGGATTGCGATAGTGACCGCTGTGCCATTGAATTGTCAGATGCAGCTTGTGATGTGCTAGCGTATGCTTGTCTTGTGGCAATCATGTGCCAAGGAAAACAGTATCATCGAATCTCAGAAAAGCGCCTTTATGAAAAAACAACTGAAAATAAATGCAGTGCACCGATTGTGAGTAGTGCCGGTGCACTCGTGCGAAGTTTGAGTGAGATTGGCGCCAAGCGAATCTCTATGGTTACACCCTATATGAAACCGCTCACACAACAGGTGGTAGATTATATCGAAGAAACGGGCATTGAAGTGGTCGATGCGATTAGTTTGGAGGTTTCGGACAATCTTGCTGTGGGACGCCTTGATCCAATGAATCTTGTGCACATCGTCGATCGATTGAAGACGACTGAAGCGGATGCGATCGTGTTATCTGCATGTGTGCAAATGCCTTCGCTTCCTGCTGTGCAGATCGTCCAGGATAAAATCGGAAAACCTGTAATGACTGCTGCAATCGCAACGGTATATGAAATTCTTAAAAACTTAAATCTTGAAACCTACGTTCCTGACGCAGGGTTTTTATTAGCGAAGAAACCATCTGCAGTTTTGGGATCATCCAATTTTTCTTAA
- a CDS encoding CaiB/BaiF CoA transferase family protein — translation MSNGPLHGLKVLELGQLVAAPFATRLLAEFGAEVIKVEPPSKGDPIRTWRYVENNTSLWWYVQSRNKKSITIDLGSTEGQEVIRKLALEVDILVENFRPGHLEAWGIGYDDLKKINPKIVMVRISGFGQTGPYRDKPGFGSIAEAIGGLRYLTGYPDRPPTRVGISIGDSIAGIYGALGALMAIYHRDVHGGQGQCIDVALYETIFSLMESMVPEYARSQIVRERTGSTLPGITPSNTYGTRDGKFVVIGGNSDSIFVRLMKAIGREDVAKDDQFSSNQKRSEHAEYLDHLIETWTQNNDLKTVLEQLDAAAVPASSIYSVADMFEDVHYQMRGMIETVHVEGLGALKMPGIVPKLSDTPGKIQWPGPTLGAHNEEISKKYHLDL, via the coding sequence ATGTCTAACGGACCACTTCACGGTTTGAAGGTTCTAGAATTGGGACAGCTCGTTGCGGCGCCTTTTGCCACGCGACTTCTTGCAGAGTTTGGGGCAGAGGTCATCAAGGTGGAACCGCCCAGTAAAGGAGATCCCATACGCACTTGGAGATATGTGGAGAATAATACCTCGCTGTGGTGGTATGTTCAGTCACGAAATAAAAAATCGATCACGATTGATCTGGGTTCCACAGAAGGTCAAGAGGTTATCCGAAAGCTCGCGTTAGAGGTTGATATTCTCGTGGAGAATTTCCGTCCGGGGCATCTTGAAGCGTGGGGAATTGGATATGATGATCTAAAAAAGATAAACCCGAAGATCGTCATGGTTCGCATTTCAGGTTTTGGACAAACGGGACCTTATAGAGACAAGCCGGGGTTTGGTTCAATTGCAGAAGCAATCGGAGGGCTTCGCTATTTAACCGGGTATCCTGATCGCCCCCCAACGCGTGTTGGGATCAGCATTGGAGATAGCATTGCCGGTATATATGGAGCGCTCGGAGCGTTGATGGCCATCTATCATCGTGATGTTCATGGTGGTCAAGGGCAATGCATTGATGTGGCTTTGTATGAAACGATCTTTTCGCTTATGGAATCGATGGTTCCTGAATACGCTCGTTCGCAAATCGTGCGCGAGCGAACGGGTTCGACACTGCCTGGAATCACACCGTCGAATACGTATGGTACGAGGGATGGTAAATTTGTCGTGATTGGGGGGAACAGCGACAGCATTTTTGTGCGTTTGATGAAAGCGATTGGGCGCGAGGATGTGGCGAAAGATGACCAATTCTCATCGAATCAGAAGCGATCAGAGCATGCGGAGTACCTTGATCATCTTATTGAGACGTGGACTCAGAACAATGATTTAAAAACAGTCCTGGAACAGTTGGATGCGGCAGCAGTACCTGCGAGTTCAATTTACTCGGTTGCTGATATGTTCGAAGATGTCCACTATCAAATGCGTGGAATGATTGAGACGGTACATGTAGAAGGACTGGGCGCATTAAAGATGCCGGGTATTGTTCCGAAATTGAGTGATACTCCGGGGAAAATTCAATGGCCAGGTCCTACGCTCGGCGCGCATAATGAAGAAATTTCCAAAAAGTATCATCTTGATTTATAA